DNA sequence from the Saimiri boliviensis isolate mSaiBol1 chromosome 5, mSaiBol1.pri, whole genome shotgun sequence genome:
TAGGAAATGAGAGCCTGTTGTGCTGATAAAATGTCCGTCTTTTCAACTAAACAGATTGCTATCAGCCTAACAGAGCCAACCCCTGTTCCTTTTTGCCGGGTCATTTCCTTTACTCACTGTCTGTAAGAGCCGCCCACTTGGGTGTTTCTCAGGATTATAGGTTTTTAGGTCACACTGAAACCCTGGGGAACGCCTGAAAAGCCAAACACAAGCGGTTACTTTATGCACAAGCTGGATGCTGTGACCCCACTGCTGCCGTGTGGAGCTTGTGTGAGCTGCTCTTACGGCAAGTCCGTGGGTGGCCAGGAGCACATGTCAGTCTGGTTAAGAGCTCTGCTCAGAAGTAGCCGCAGCAGCTGAAGGTTTTCGGGTGGGCTGAAGGCTGGGCTGCTCCTTCATTCATTTTAGAAGCTTAAACAGTGGGCCTTCTACGCACGCTATCTTTGTCATCGCCAGGCAGTTCCTCCATGGATGAGACACAGGGACCTCTGGCCTTGACTGTCCATCTTCTTGCCAACTCTGGGCACGGTTCACTTCTGCAGAGGACTCTGGATCAGCTCCTGGATTGCATTTGCCCAGAGGTCCGGCTCTTTCAAGTGTCTGAACGGGCCAGTCCTGTGAAATACTGTGAAAAGTCCCACTCCAAGCGGTCCCGGTTCCCAGGGATGTCCGTGTTGCTCTTTCTGCCCAAAAGCCTGGGAGAGGATCGGCTGTTCCGCATCCTGGACTCTCTCCAACATTCGCCATGGCAGTACTACCCCACCCAGGACACTCGGGGAAGGCTGTGTCCCTACCTTCTTGCCAATCAGGAGTTCTACAGCCTGGACAGCCAGATGCCCATCTGGGGGGTGAGGCAGGTGCACAGTGGCTCTGAGATCCTGAGGGTGACGCTCTATTGCAGCTTTGATAACTATGAGGATGCCATCAGACTCTATGAGATGATCCTGCAGAGAGAAGCCACCTTGCAAAAGagcaatttttgtttcttcattctctatGCCACCAACAGCTTTGCTCTGCAGCTCTCCCTGAAGCAGCTGCCCCCAGGAATGTCAGTGGACCCCAAAGAGTCTTCGGTGCTGCAGTTTAAGGTTCGAGAGATTGGCCAGTTAGTGCCTCTGCTACCCAACCcatgcattcccatcagcagcaCCAGGTGGCAGACTCAGGACTACGATGGCAACAAGATTCTGCTTCAGGTATTTCTGTTTCGTCTTTGTGATCTTGTAGTGGCTCATGGAGCTGTGTCATTTTACATCAGAAAGGGCCTAAGTCAGTGCTTCTCAGAGTTGGTTGCACATTAGCATTTTTCAGGGGCTTTCAGAAATTCCCACCCCAGGCCAGTTtgatcagaatctctgggagcaTCCAGACCTAGGTAACTTTTTTACAGCTACTTGGATGATTATAACCTGTAATAGGGTGGGGAGTCACTGATCTCATAAAATCTCATCTGACAGATAAGAAAGTTCAGATTCCGGGAACTGGCACAAGTACTTTATAGTAGAATCAGACAAGATTCGACTATAAAGATCCGAATCTTTATAAAGAACCAGCCTCCTTTCTCAGGCTTGCCGTTTAAATGCCAATCAACCATACCCATATCCTTTGTTTACCCTTTGAGCTCAGAAATGTCATAAATTCTTCCCATCTGACCTAAGGAAGTTGAAGTCATACTTATGTTTagagatggttttattttttaattttttaattttaattttttaattccctTCTCTTGattgtacattttttaatttttaagagatgggagtcgtcctctgttgcccagactggagtacagtggtgtcgtCACAGCTCTCTGAGGTctccacctgtcttagcctcctgactagctgggactacaggcacgtgagGCCATGTCCggctcatttattttatttctatagatggggtctcgctatgttgactGAGCTTGTTTAGGGATGTTAAGTTTCCAGTGCTATTGACTTAATTTTTAAGCATCTTGCATCACTGTGAAATTTTACCATGCACCAAATTAGATAGAaacctttctgaaaaaaaaaaaatttaaaattcaagccTTCCTTTGTAACCATCCTTGAAAACCTAATGCAGCATGTGTGTATTTAATCGTGACAGCTGTCATGCGTTGCCTTTCACGGTATATGAGCCTGACCACTTAGCAGCTGTATGACcgagggcctcagtttcttcattagcACAATAAAGTCAAGGCAGAATTAGCATCTTCCTCTCtcgtattttatttatttatttatttatttttggagtttcgctcttgttacccaggctggagtgcaatgcgatctcggctcaccgcaacctccgcctcctgggttcaggcaattctcctgcctcaacctcctgagtagctgggattacaggcacgcgccaccatgcccagctaatttttggtatttttagtagagacggggtttcaccatgttgaccaggatggtcttgatctcttgacctcgtgatccacccgcctcggcctcccaaagtgctgggattacaggcttgagtcaccacgctCGGCCTCTCGTATTTATTTACAGTAAATGACCTGACACTTACAAAGTACATAATTAAGACAGTGCCCAGAACTCAATTGTAGCTATTGTTCATATTATGCCCTATACTAAAGATTAtaaattgataattttatttaataaacccTTATAACAACCTATGAAGTTACTGTTTTTCCCATTTTGGAGATAAGAGAACTGAGCTGTACAGGGGGTTGGTTATTTGCCCAAGATAGGAAGTGTCTATCAACCTTCAAAGTTCATGTGGtcagccactgcagtccagcggatgtgtgtaaatgtgtgggCAGAGGGATGAATGTGATATTCACGGCAAAATATCCTGTGGCTTCTGTCCTTAAGAAATGGtcagaggccagatgtggtggctcacgcctgtaatcccagccctttaagaggtcgaggtgggtgggtcacctgagatcagaagttcaagaccagcctggccaacatggtgaaaccccagctccactaaaaatagaaaaaattagctggatgtgccagcatgtgcctgtaatcccagctactcgggaggctgatgtaggggaattgcttgaacccagaaggtgtaggtggcagtgagccaagatcacactattgcactccagcatgggaaacaagagcaaaactctgtctaaaaaaaaaaggaaatggtcaGAAACTCCTTAAGGACTCTCTGGATGAAGTAATAAGAGACTACGAGatgagatatctttccatttagtTAATTTTATTGTCATCATTTTGACATCtttgttaataaaatatgaaTCATATTGattctatattaaatattttctagattATTTACCTTCTTGTTCACATAAGGTTGATAGGCACCTTTCTGTCAGTTGCCTATTATGAAACCCCCTAATTTCCAAGGCATCTAAAATTTCTTTCCATCTTAGTGACTCTCTAGTACTTAAAATCAACCTCATtgtcaaacaaaaatttaatgtgtgtgtgcaggaagGGACATGATTTAAATCATTCCTATCTTCAAGGCTGACTGACATTTTTGCTTTGGAACCACAGCTTAAGCAACTTAGTTACTTTGGAAAGTTGAGTCACATTTGGGGAGTGTAAAAgggttttttgaaaaaagagaaactccATAAGTTGTATGAAGAGAGCCGTCTTCCTCTCTGGATTGTCTCAGGAGCCTGACCACCTCTTTGGTGTGAGTGGGGCATCAGCCCCTcactcttttgtttttaagagggagtattgctctgttgcccaggctggagtgcaatggcatgatctcagctcactgcaacctttgcctcctgggttcaggcaattcttgtgcgtcagcctcctgagtggctgggacctaCAGAagcctggcaccatgcccagctaatttttgtattttcagtagagacagagtttcactgttgcccaggctggtttcaaacatctgatctcaagtgatccacctgcttcaatctcccaaagtgctgggattataggcgtgagctaccatgcctggatgcCTCTCACTCTTGCTAGCCTCCTTGGACATCCCCTTCATCCTGACCTCAAACGTCAGGGACTTCTGCTTCCTCACTCCAAATCACACTTTGGTCTCCTCTTGTTCAGTCAATGAGTCTAAGCTTTTGCAAACGGAGTGGGAGATTGCTTTCTGGAAAATTCTGCTTCTGGTGTCATATAATAAAAGTGCCCAAGGAAAGTGTGCCAAGGGTCAGCCATAATCCAAAGACAATGCACTGTATCGCCCAGGTAGCTTTTCACTCTTTAAGTGGAGTGAATTTTTCAGGGTAGAAaatttctgggtgtggtggctcaggcctataatcccaggactttgggagactgaggtggggggatcacttgaaaccaggagctcaagaccagcctggccaacgtggcaaccccctctgtctactgaaaatacaaaaattagctgatcatggtagtgtgcacctgtagtcccagctcctcgggaggctgaggcaggagaatcacttgaacccaggaagtggaggttacaatgagctgaaattgattgtgccactgcactccagcttggcgacagagtgagactccagcctcaacttccttgggtcctggggagaggggctgggTGGCAAGTTTGGCTTCTATATGTGAGTAGTCCTGAACACTGTGTGCTCAGGATCCAGATTccagctctgctgctgctgtcttGGCCCAGTCCTCAGGCAGGCATCCCCTGGGGTCGCCAGCTGGTTGCTAGCAGCTCTGAGGGCTCCATCCTTCAAGTGGGCTCCAAGTACCTTGCCCCACCATGGCCCAACAAAATGTCTGGACTTCATTTGGACCAACTTGGATCAGATTCTCTTCTCTAAATCATTTATTACACACAGAAGCGTGAGAGTATATGGATCAGTTTAGCCCTGAGGCAAAGGCTCTGGCTTCCACGCCTAGATGCTGCGTGGTGTTCTGTGGGACTCTTAGGGAAGGTTGTGGGTCTCCAGAGAAGATCAAGGTGGGGGGAGACAAATAAAGAGTGGCCCCAAATAGCTGATGTCCagcaaaagtaagaaaataataccTATTAAAGGAGGAACCATAACCACAAACGAACCTCTCTGCAGACCATCCTTCCACATGACCAGGATAGAGGTGTATGCGCAGGAGACCTGAGAGTGAGGGGAGCTAGGCccgggtggggagtggggaggtggcgAGAAAGCTTTCCCAAGGAGCAATGCCCAGATCTGCTGGAACTGGATGGCCCAGGATGAATTAGCCAGTTAGAGAAGGGAGTAAGGGTGTCTCAAACAGGTGACCATGGGTGACGGTGTTGATGTGGTGCTGCTTAGCAGGCCAGATTCAGCAAACTTCCTGAGGTGTCATGTGGCTGGAGTGAAGGGAAGGGGAGTCAGGGCAAGGGGATGAGCAGGTGGTCTGAGGCTGGATCAGCGGGAACACGGCCAGCCCCTGGACTGTAAGCACTGAGAGGGCGGGGACCTTTTGGGGTCATGCCTGTGAACCCAGAACCTGAGGTCcgtgtctggcacatggtaaacaAATACATTCTTGTATGAATGAACTCTAGCTAAGTAGCTTCTATTCTACCCTTGCTGTAAGGAGCAGTCACTGATGGGTCCTATGAATCGAACTGACATGGATTATTCGTATTATGATGGTCAAATGGGAGAATGTACGTGGGGGAGCTTGGTAAAGTAAAAGCTGCAGGAGACCGTGTAACAGTGGTGCAATCGTCACCTGTGCATGTGAGAGGCTGTCACCTGTCTCTGCCAGAGCACTGAGTGAGCAAGGCTTTTTCCACATGACCTCTTGCCACTGCAGACCGCCTGATGCCTCTCAGACTCTAGAACGTATGTTTTTGATGAGCGCAATATGAGGGTATCgaatagatgctcagtaaatgaatgtatgaatacATAAGAAGTTAAGTCCATGTGTATTCATTCCACAGAACTTCACTGAGTTCCTGCTCCGGACTAGACAACTGTTTTTCCTTTGGCAGTTTTAATTCTGCTGTCTCAATTCTTGGTGCAAAATTATAATGGATtcaacctttcttttctttgttcagaCAGTCCCTTTGCTTTTGCCACTGGTGGTAGTGACAGTGTCAGTGTGTTCTGGAGGAAGGTAGCATGGGTGATAACCCCCTCTTTTTTAAAACCTCCTGCAACTTAAACTGTGCCATCAGTCAAAGAAGCTATTTTGTCAAATCAACCACATGCAGTATCTCTAGCCAGCTACTGCTGGCTTTCAGCTTTCCACAGCTGAGCCCGGTGGCCAAAGttgcattttttgtattttttatagattaaaattttttttttttacattacagCTTCTCTTCCCTGATTTCCCTACTGATGCATTAATTTCCTGGCCCCCACTGGCACAGGCAGTCCAAGGGTAGAGTCCATGACTTTGGTGTCGGGCTCTGGCAGACTCTGAATTCTAGGTCACTGAGTTAGAATTGGTGATCTTCTCATTCTGTTTGATGTACAGAGAGCCAACTTTATAAATTCAACGATAAAACCTCCCTCAAAGCCACTTGAAATGCTCCAGCAAAGCCGACATTTCATGGCCCCATGGGGGATGGGACAGCCATGCCCTTGTTAGGCATTGCACAGGTGCTCTGTGCGGGATCACACTGCCCTGGAGGTCTAATGAAGAGCTGGACCCTCCTGCAAGTGCCCACAGCACCAGACAACCTGCAGGAAATGCATTGTAAAGCTGCAGTCACCACCTTGTGTGCAGGGAAGGAGAAAGTGAAATTGACCGAGAATGTCTGGGAAAGTAACATGGAGGAAGTGTGACTTGGGGGATGACCGAATGGGCTGTAGCCTAGTGTGGAGCTGGAGAGTTCAAAGGAGTTTAGACAATTTGGGGTCCACTGAAAATGGGTGCAGGAGGACACAAAATGGGGTTTGAAGAAATCTATTTATTATGGTGTTTAGAGAAGGGGCAGAGGTTGGATGGGGGCTTGACTGACTACTTCAATTTTCCAGTCAAAGCTGGTGCAGTTTTGAAATAGGGAACTCATAATGGAAATAGGAGGTAAAATTTCAAGGGTAGACTTGGCTGAATTTGGCAATAATTAGACACAGAGGGTGAAGAAGAGGAAGGTGATGATGAGTCTGGACACATTGGGCTTGAAGTGATTGCGGGTCATTCAGGTGAAGAGATTCCATGGCCAGGTGGTCTCTGAGGGCTGGAACTCAGGAGGGGCCTGGGCTAGGGGCATAGGTGGAGTTGGTGGCTGAAGCCCTGGGAAGGATTGACAttaccaaagaaacaaaagagtgTAGAGAGAGAAGAGGTAAAGAGGTAAATGGAAAATGCCTGCACTtcaggaggagagggaaggagaaccAGTGAGAGACTCTGAGAAGAAGCAGCCGGAAAGCCAGGAGGACGAGAAGATCGTGGCGTCAAGTCAATGTCGCTTGATGGCTTGCAGTCTGTAAGATGTGGCTTCTCAGGTGTGCTAGAGCAGGTCCTTAAGGTTCTGTCCCGGTCTCCTCACTGGGCCCCAGTTGCCTGCGTGTTGCCATTGCCCCTGGAGAGATCTACACCTGCTGCAGGCCCTGTGTCCTCCACCAGTAactgctgctgccaccactccaggcttATGGCACCGCCCCCAAACACTACGGAGACCAAGctgtaatttctttctctctctttcttccttccttccttccttcctttttccttcctctcttcctttctttttctttttctttctttctctctttctctttctttctttcttcctctctctctctctctccttccttccttctctctctctctttcttttttttgacagagtctcgacttgttgccaggttggagtgcagtggcatgatctcggctcactgcaacctccccctcccaggttcaagcgattctcctgcctcagcttcccaagtacctgggactacaggcacacgccaccatgcccagctaagtttcgtacttttagtagagatggggtttcaccatgttggccaggatggtctcgatctcttgatctcatgatccgccggcctgagccttccaaagtgctgggattacaggcgtgagccgatGCGCCTGGCCGGTGTCCTATTCCTTCGACCTGGGCAGGACAGTTCAGTAACAGCACAAGAGTACAACATTGGCACAATCTGGTATGTGCAGGCTCAACAGCACATGTTGGTTGCTGGCCATCCATTCTGGAGGCTTTTCCCGACTTAGTCGTATGGACAAGCTGGAACTCATGCCTGTGTAGCCTTCTTGCAGTCCTGGGGCCTCCCCTCTGGATCTCCTACAATCAGCACCCGAGCTAGAAGCCACACTACTCTCCAAGACGTAGCCATGTGGGAGAAAgtcatgtgattttaaaaaagatttggtTTCACACATACTCAATTGACACCCATTTCTCAACTGAGACCCTCTCTAGACTAATGCACTGTCCTCTAGGACTctgtgatgatgaaaatattctatatctgtGCTGTTCAGTATGGTGGCCATTCGTCACACGTGTCTACTGAGCATTAGAAATACGGCTGGTAAGATTGATGAAcagaattcttaattttattgtattgtaaTAATTTAAATAGCCTTATGTGGTTGGTGACTATTGTATTGGACTTCCCTGACCTAAGTCATTTCTAAGGTCTCTTGCATCTTGAAGCTTCTGTAACTATACTGTGTATAGCCTCATTGGTGACAAAACTTTTTCTcttatctcatctttttttttttttttgaaacagagtcttggtctgtcacccaggctgaagggcagtggtgcaatcttggctcactgtagcctccatttctgggctcaggctatcctcctgcctcagtctcttgagtagctaggactgcaggggtacaccaccatgcccagctaatttttgtattttttgtagagatcagattttaccatgttgccctggctggcctcaaacacctgaactcaagtgatctgccagtctcagcatcctgaagtgctgggactatgggcatgagccatcatgcccagcccatctcctctccctcccctcccctcctcttccctcccctctccttccttccccttcccttctctctctttttgacagggtctgatcctgtcacccaggttggaggattagtggcatgatcatagctcactgcagctttaaactcctgggttctagtgatcttctcatctcagcctcctgagtagctggaactacaggcatgcgttaccatgcccggctaattttttatgttttgtagagatgggggtcttgcaatgttgccggg
Encoded proteins:
- the FAM124B gene encoding protein FAM124B, with protein sequence MDETQGPLALTVHLLANSGHGSLLQRTLDQLLDCICPEVRLFQVSERASPVKYCEKSHSKRSRFPGMSVLLFLPKSLGEDRLFRILDSLQHSPWQYYPTQDTRGRLCPYLLANQEFYSLDSQMPIWGVRQVHSGSEILRVTLYCSFDNYEDAIRLYEMILQREATLQKSNFCFFILYATNSFALQLSLKQLPPGMSVDPKESSVLQFKVREIGQLVPLLPNPCIPISSTRWQTQDYDGNKILLQVQLNPELAVKSGTSGAGMLPLGSRLTSVSTNRTLEPRSQRSQVRRFQGHSLELPEPGGSPMSDSCGGASWKSPGRSFQASSPATGAYLPLSSHHLESRARKKVLNRENSFQKLEAETNVDTGFTIINSEPRQTYVGGFPRDLQTSQPPFCLPASSLGVSTSKNSSVLKERVCPLPLAGQRDLGTRKTVSKCLLHLHVQGEEKEDKEEFFI